The following are from one region of the Corynebacterium hindlerae genome:
- a CDS encoding amidase: MFEEFLSRVAGLTPAQSGFVHVATTPPPLTDGPLSGILLPIKDLMPVSGMPTTYGSVTRRVLEPSDPFVVALQQRGARIVGKTATSELGMTAYTEPVGMPAVDNPLFPGCTPGGSSGGAAVAVARGLVRVAHASDGGGSIRVPAAACGVVGYKPPHNNAGGKLTAQGFITGSVRDQAMMHGVPLATRRLRVGVLVEPLHGDGSVAPEWRAACDKAADALSDLGHDVVPLDPAYDASYFEAFGTMLSGMCRKIEGEASPIVEFLRDRGRRLTDGERAVAVDKCLALGAVVRAAWDVDVLLTPTLAFDPPPIGHFSALAPAEDFAEQTRWTPWCTLFNITGWAGISIPFADRSIHLGAIRAEVPALLALAEELHGS, translated from the coding sequence ATGTTTGAGGAGTTCCTTTCCCGTGTTGCAGGGCTCACCCCGGCGCAGTCGGGTTTTGTCCACGTGGCTACCACGCCTCCGCCGCTTACCGACGGCCCCCTCTCCGGAATCCTCCTCCCCATCAAAGATCTCATGCCGGTGTCCGGCATGCCCACCACCTACGGATCCGTGACGCGGCGCGTGCTCGAACCGTCAGATCCGTTTGTGGTGGCGCTGCAGCAACGGGGCGCACGGATCGTAGGGAAAACCGCTACGAGCGAGCTGGGCATGACGGCGTACACCGAGCCAGTGGGCATGCCTGCGGTGGACAACCCGTTGTTTCCTGGGTGCACTCCTGGTGGTTCCTCCGGTGGTGCTGCTGTGGCGGTGGCTCGTGGCCTGGTGCGAGTGGCCCACGCATCCGATGGTGGCGGTTCCATTCGCGTTCCCGCAGCAGCCTGTGGTGTGGTCGGATACAAACCGCCCCACAACAATGCTGGTGGCAAGCTCACGGCACAAGGATTCATCACTGGTTCGGTGCGAGATCAGGCCATGATGCACGGCGTGCCGCTGGCCACGCGACGGCTGCGGGTCGGAGTGCTTGTGGAGCCCCTGCACGGAGATGGATCCGTAGCCCCTGAATGGCGCGCTGCCTGCGACAAAGCAGCAGACGCACTCTCTGACCTAGGACACGACGTTGTCCCACTCGACCCCGCCTACGATGCTTCTTACTTTGAGGCGTTCGGCACAATGCTTTCCGGGATGTGCCGGAAGATCGAGGGAGAAGCGAGCCCCATCGTGGAGTTTCTGCGGGACCGGGGCCGACGGTTGACGGATGGTGAGCGGGCAGTGGCCGTCGATAAGTGCTTGGCGTTGGGGGCGGTGGTGCGCGCAGCCTGGGACGTTGACGTGCTACTCACCCCGACTCTGGCGTTTGACCCGCCACCGATCGGGCACTTCTCCGCGCTAGCGCCCGCCGAGGACTTCGCCGAGCAAACCCGGTGGACACCATGGTGCACCCTGTTTAACATCACCGGGTGGGCAGGCATCTCGATCCCGTTCGC
- the pheA gene encoding prephenate dehydratase encodes MTTSVAYLGPQGTFTEMAALRLMPDAELVPVDSPAEAIAAPTDFAVVAIENSVDGPVTPTFDALASIDTTQIYAETDIEVAFAIMRSATSGTSTLATHPVAWQQVKGWVAQNLPGVKFVPASSNADAARMVADGEADYAAAPARAAEIYGLDTVAENVADVKGARTRFVLVGKRGRPTARTGNDRTSVAFTLPNVPGSLVRALNEFAVRGVDLTRIESRPTREGLGTYRFYADIAGHIDDIPVAEALRALYLHAEHMHYLGSWPAATDNTGDTGTDMLQRIADADAYVTRLKTGDY; translated from the coding sequence ATGACTACTTCCGTTGCCTACCTCGGCCCGCAGGGCACGTTCACTGAAATGGCTGCGCTGCGCCTCATGCCAGACGCGGAACTGGTGCCCGTAGACAGCCCCGCGGAAGCGATTGCGGCCCCCACAGACTTTGCTGTGGTGGCGATCGAAAACTCGGTGGACGGCCCCGTCACCCCCACCTTCGATGCCCTGGCCAGCATTGATACCACCCAAATCTACGCAGAAACCGACATCGAGGTCGCCTTCGCCATTATGCGCTCAGCCACCTCCGGCACGAGTACCTTGGCTACGCACCCCGTCGCCTGGCAGCAAGTCAAGGGTTGGGTGGCGCAGAATCTTCCTGGGGTGAAATTCGTCCCTGCCAGCTCCAACGCCGACGCTGCCCGGATGGTAGCCGACGGCGAAGCCGACTATGCCGCAGCACCAGCCCGAGCCGCGGAAATTTATGGGCTGGACACGGTCGCGGAGAATGTGGCTGATGTTAAGGGAGCGCGAACCAGGTTTGTGCTCGTCGGTAAGCGGGGGCGCCCTACCGCCCGAACCGGCAACGACCGCACCTCAGTCGCCTTCACCCTCCCCAACGTGCCCGGCTCGCTGGTGCGCGCGCTCAACGAATTCGCCGTGCGCGGCGTCGATCTCACCCGCATCGAATCCCGCCCCACCCGAGAAGGACTTGGCACCTACCGCTTCTACGCAGACATCGCCGGGCATATCGACGACATTCCCGTAGCCGAAGCCCTCCGCGCCCTCTACCTCCACGCCGAGCACATGCACTATCTCGGCTCCTGGCCTGCAGCCACCGACAACACAGGGGATACTGGCACTGACATGCTCCAGCGCATCGCTGACGCCGACGCCTACGTCACCCGACTAAAAACAGGAGACTACTAA
- a CDS encoding histidine phosphatase family protein — translation MGRIILLRHGQTHSNLNRVLDTRPPGAELTDLGREQATTVGLELAELCGVGHGNFGRLRLLASSIAIRAQQTAVRVAASIEATAGLPADSLPIDVRMGIHEISAGNLQGAQGEEAAALYTDAFRGWLGGDADARLPEGENYRNVLERYQPVIEDIANSLGEDDDAIIVSHGAAIRVVSTHACGVDPDFAFGAYLPNCRFVILNPDGKEFGQWKVERWADTAVQL, via the coding sequence ATGGGACGCATCATCCTGCTGCGCCACGGCCAAACCCACTCCAATCTCAACCGTGTCCTCGACACCCGCCCACCTGGAGCCGAGCTGACCGACCTCGGCCGGGAACAAGCAACCACCGTTGGCCTTGAACTCGCTGAACTTTGCGGCGTCGGCCACGGAAACTTCGGTCGCCTTCGGCTCCTAGCCTCCTCCATCGCGATCCGTGCCCAACAAACCGCAGTCCGCGTCGCAGCCTCCATCGAAGCAACTGCCGGCCTACCAGCCGATTCGCTACCCATCGACGTCCGCATGGGCATCCACGAAATCTCCGCCGGTAACCTCCAAGGCGCCCAAGGCGAAGAAGCCGCCGCCCTCTACACCGACGCCTTCCGAGGATGGCTCGGCGGCGACGCCGACGCACGCTTGCCCGAAGGTGAAAACTACCGCAACGTGCTGGAACGTTACCAGCCAGTAATCGAAGACATCGCCAATTCTCTCGGCGAAGATGACGACGCCATCATCGTCTCCCACGGCGCCGCCATCCGCGTCGTCTCCACCCACGCCTGCGGCGTCGACCCCGACTTCGCCTTCGGCGCCTACCTGCCCAACTGCCGATTCGTCATACTCAACCCGGACGGCAAGGAATTCGGCCAATGGAAAGTCGAGCGCTGGGCGGACACAGCGGTGCAGCTTTAG
- a CDS encoding metallopeptidase family protein, translated as MIEVSEERFEELVDQGLDRVPRELLSRLENTVILIEDYHPDGPHILGLYEGVALPERTSDYSAHLPDAIWIYRGALQDYCTTEDELIEQVTITVVHEIGHYFGLDDDELHALGWG; from the coding sequence ATGATCGAAGTCTCCGAGGAACGCTTCGAGGAGCTCGTGGACCAAGGACTAGACCGAGTCCCCCGCGAGCTCCTCAGCCGACTCGAAAACACGGTCATCCTCATCGAGGACTACCACCCCGACGGCCCCCACATCCTCGGACTCTACGAAGGTGTCGCACTCCCCGAACGCACCAGCGACTACTCCGCGCACCTCCCCGACGCCATCTGGATCTACCGCGGCGCCCTCCAGGACTACTGCACCACCGAAGACGAACTCATCGAACAAGTCACCATCACAGTCGTCCACGAAATCGGCCACTACTTCGGCCTCGATGACGACGAACTCCACGCCCTCGGTTGGGGATAG
- a CDS encoding septum formation family protein, translating into MTTQNSWRSSVAVRAALIMALATACGIGGYSAQSAGLPTPKPGSNSSGGVVKPAREAAPFTTADTGSCLTWDVNPDGSFANFGQTDCSSEHRYEVASRENLAAYPSSEFGPKAPAPDVTRQAQLREELCKGPTIEYLKGQFDPLGRYSIAPILPPPEAWAAGDRTMLCGLQVAGENGIPMLTAGSATEQDQSRTHPEGTCVLVDPARSTQTVDCGQDHSFEVTKEINLKEHFPDTVPTVEEQDEFLHEQCLTAAHEYLGGDDALYNSTLQLFWTSINTNSWIGGSHTVNCALFKPNDAGNFSVLQGSAKDAFTIDGAPPPPQPTRNPLREP; encoded by the coding sequence ATGACTACTCAGAATTCTTGGCGTAGCTCCGTGGCAGTGCGTGCTGCGTTGATTATGGCGCTGGCCACGGCATGCGGCATAGGTGGCTACTCTGCGCAATCTGCAGGCTTACCGACGCCAAAACCTGGCTCCAATTCCAGTGGTGGCGTCGTTAAGCCTGCGCGCGAGGCGGCACCTTTCACCACCGCAGATACCGGCAGCTGCCTGACGTGGGATGTCAATCCGGACGGTAGTTTTGCGAACTTTGGCCAGACAGATTGCTCGTCGGAACATCGCTACGAAGTGGCATCGCGTGAGAACCTGGCTGCGTACCCGTCGTCGGAGTTCGGCCCGAAGGCCCCCGCCCCGGACGTTACTCGACAGGCGCAACTGCGCGAAGAGCTATGCAAGGGCCCCACTATCGAATACCTCAAAGGCCAGTTCGATCCGCTGGGTCGCTACTCTATCGCCCCGATTCTCCCGCCTCCCGAAGCGTGGGCAGCTGGTGACCGCACCATGCTGTGCGGCCTCCAAGTTGCTGGCGAGAACGGAATCCCGATGCTCACCGCCGGCAGTGCGACAGAGCAAGACCAGTCACGCACCCACCCGGAAGGCACCTGCGTCCTGGTAGACCCGGCTCGCTCCACCCAAACCGTCGACTGCGGGCAGGACCACTCCTTCGAGGTAACCAAGGAAATCAACCTCAAGGAGCACTTCCCCGACACCGTGCCAACAGTGGAAGAGCAAGACGAGTTCCTCCACGAACAATGCCTGACCGCAGCGCACGAATACCTCGGTGGCGACGACGCCCTCTACAACTCCACGCTGCAACTGTTCTGGACCTCGATCAACACCAACTCCTGGATCGGAGGCTCCCACACAGTCAACTGCGCACTGTTCAAGCCCAACGACGCCGGCAACTTCTCGGTCCTCCAGGGCTCAGCCAAGGACGCCTTCACCATCGACGGCGCCCCACCTCCGCCACAGCCAACCCGGAACCCACTCCGCGAACCATGA
- a CDS encoding GntR family transcriptional regulator, giving the protein MTALNSAADLPATALDDPSKPKHAQLREILEQLCTTQLAPGDMLPGERVLEETYGVSRITVRRAIGDLVASGVLKRARGKGTFVAPSPLVSRLHLASFSQEMAAQQLQSSSKILLSARAAAPAEVAEFFGSTATHTHLRRLRLGNGIPYAIDDAWYNSKHVPDLLENDVYNSVYAILASEYNVPVTDAIQTATAVNATEEVAELLDVDPGTALLKIVRQSQSNGLAVEWCSSLYRTDRYTLKTHVTRAQM; this is encoded by the coding sequence ATGACTGCTCTGAATAGTGCAGCGGATTTACCTGCCACCGCCCTGGATGACCCTTCGAAGCCTAAGCATGCCCAGCTGCGTGAAATATTGGAGCAGCTGTGCACCACGCAGCTCGCGCCTGGCGACATGTTGCCTGGCGAGCGGGTATTGGAGGAGACGTATGGGGTGTCTCGCATTACAGTGCGGCGGGCGATTGGTGATTTGGTGGCATCAGGGGTGTTAAAGCGGGCTCGTGGCAAAGGTACGTTTGTGGCTCCGAGCCCGTTGGTGTCGCGATTGCATTTGGCATCGTTTTCGCAGGAGATGGCAGCGCAGCAGCTGCAGTCCTCGAGCAAGATTTTACTTTCCGCTCGGGCCGCGGCCCCTGCTGAGGTGGCAGAGTTTTTCGGCTCGACTGCGACGCATACTCATTTGCGCCGTCTGCGGTTAGGCAACGGCATCCCCTACGCGATTGACGATGCGTGGTATAACTCAAAGCACGTCCCTGACCTGTTGGAAAACGATGTTTACAATTCGGTGTACGCGATTTTGGCCAGTGAGTATAACGTGCCCGTCACTGATGCTATTCAGACGGCGACAGCGGTCAATGCCACCGAGGAGGTTGCTGAGCTTCTCGACGTCGATCCCGGCACCGCACTGTTGAAAATTGTGCGCCAGTCGCAGTCGAACGGCCTGGCAGTGGAGTGGTGCAGTTCGCTTTATCGGACTGATCGCTACACTTTGAAGACTCATGTCACTCGCGCCCAGATGTGA
- the serS gene encoding serine--tRNA ligase translates to MIDLKFLRENPDVVRASQVTRGEDPALVDELLAADEARREAILAADTLRGEQKAFGKKIGQASPEDRPALLEGSNELKEKVKDAEKAQAEAEQKVFDLQMRIDNIVVGAPAGGEDDFVVLEHIGEPTKFDFEPKDHLELGESLGLIDMERGAKISGARFYFLTGYGAMLQLGMLNLAAQKAIANGFQLMIPPVLVRPEVMQGTGFLGQHADEVYYLEKDDMFLVGTSEVALAGYHQGEIIDLSQGPKRYAGWSSCFRREAGSHGKDTRGILRVHQFDKLEMFSYCKPEEAEAEHQRLLSMEREMLAAVEVPYRIIDVAGGDLGSSAARKFDTEAWIPTQNTYRELTSTSNCTTFQARRLQVRYRDEQGKAQIAATLNGTLATTRWLVAILENNQQADGSVVVPEALRPYVGKEVLEPIK, encoded by the coding sequence GTGATTGATCTCAAATTTCTCCGTGAAAACCCTGATGTTGTGCGTGCGTCCCAGGTCACTCGTGGGGAGGATCCAGCGCTGGTAGATGAGCTGCTTGCCGCTGATGAAGCACGCCGTGAAGCGATCCTTGCCGCGGATACTTTGCGTGGCGAGCAGAAGGCTTTTGGTAAGAAGATTGGCCAGGCCTCTCCGGAAGATCGCCCTGCTTTGTTGGAGGGTTCCAATGAGCTGAAGGAAAAGGTCAAGGACGCGGAGAAGGCGCAGGCTGAGGCTGAGCAAAAGGTCTTTGATCTGCAGATGCGGATCGACAACATTGTGGTTGGCGCTCCCGCTGGTGGCGAGGATGACTTTGTTGTCCTGGAGCATATTGGCGAGCCTACGAAGTTTGACTTTGAGCCGAAGGATCACTTGGAGCTGGGTGAGTCTTTGGGGCTTATTGATATGGAACGCGGCGCGAAGATTTCGGGCGCCCGTTTCTACTTCCTCACTGGTTATGGTGCGATGCTGCAGTTGGGCATGTTGAATTTGGCTGCGCAGAAGGCGATTGCTAACGGTTTCCAGTTGATGATCCCACCGGTGTTGGTTCGTCCTGAGGTTATGCAGGGCACTGGTTTCTTGGGCCAGCATGCGGATGAGGTGTACTACCTGGAGAAGGACGATATGTTCCTCGTCGGCACCTCTGAGGTTGCGCTGGCTGGCTACCACCAGGGCGAGATCATTGATTTGTCGCAGGGCCCGAAGCGGTATGCGGGCTGGTCGAGCTGCTTCCGCCGTGAGGCTGGTTCGCACGGCAAGGACACGCGCGGTATTTTGCGTGTCCACCAGTTCGACAAGCTGGAGATGTTCTCCTACTGCAAGCCTGAGGAAGCTGAGGCTGAGCACCAGCGACTGCTAAGCATGGAGCGCGAGATGCTCGCAGCGGTGGAGGTTCCGTACCGCATCATCGATGTTGCTGGCGGCGACCTTGGTTCTTCCGCAGCACGCAAGTTTGATACCGAGGCGTGGATTCCAACCCAAAACACGTACCGAGAGCTCACTTCAACTTCTAACTGCACCACGTTCCAGGCACGTCGCCTGCAGGTCCGTTATCGCGATGAGCAGGGTAAAGCACAGATTGCCGCTACGCTGAACGGTACGCTGGCCACTACGCGTTGGCTGGTAGCGATTCTGGAAAATAACCAGCAGGCGGATGGCTCTGTGGTCGTGCCGGAGGCGCTGCGTCCATACGTTGGTAAGGAAGTTCTTGAGCCGATTAAGTAG
- a CDS encoding lysophospholipid acyltransferase family protein, which yields MSTFEFRRCGVAFLPKGFEPATAHPEKKEPFYGSIVRVVRLMLRAQGIKVYVEGAERVPASGGALLAFNHTGYFDFILGGVPAWANAKRLVRFMAKREIFDIPLVGSAMRKMHHISVDRAAGAQSLDDAVASLTAGNLVGIFPEATISRSFEIKELKSGAARIAYNADVPLIPVVIWGSQRIWTKDLPKNLVRPKVPVWIRVGEPLQLTGDADVDTAALKTQLTELLAQLRKDYSAKFGPISPGQPWMPESMGGNAPSPKRAALLALEEQERRQVARERKREKKLRRLDLRADRKAMDVLRSRGWFGRMKARIAAAIEERRGH from the coding sequence ATGTCCACCTTCGAGTTTCGTCGTTGCGGTGTGGCCTTCCTGCCGAAGGGGTTCGAGCCAGCTACTGCGCACCCGGAGAAAAAGGAGCCGTTTTACGGCAGTATTGTCCGCGTGGTGCGGCTCATGCTGCGTGCCCAGGGCATCAAGGTGTATGTCGAAGGCGCTGAACGTGTTCCTGCTTCGGGTGGCGCGCTGCTTGCCTTCAATCACACGGGCTACTTCGACTTCATTCTTGGAGGTGTCCCTGCATGGGCGAACGCGAAGCGTCTCGTTCGCTTCATGGCCAAGCGCGAGATTTTTGATATTCCGCTGGTCGGTAGTGCGATGCGGAAGATGCACCACATCAGTGTGGACCGTGCGGCAGGCGCGCAGTCGCTTGACGACGCCGTAGCCTCCCTCACAGCAGGCAACCTCGTTGGCATTTTCCCGGAAGCCACCATTTCTCGCAGCTTTGAGATCAAGGAATTGAAAAGCGGCGCCGCCCGAATCGCGTATAACGCCGACGTGCCACTGATCCCGGTGGTGATCTGGGGCTCTCAGCGGATTTGGACGAAGGATCTGCCGAAGAACCTCGTGCGTCCGAAGGTGCCGGTGTGGATCCGGGTGGGTGAACCCCTGCAACTCACTGGCGATGCGGATGTAGACACCGCTGCGTTGAAAACACAGCTGACTGAGCTGCTGGCCCAGCTTCGGAAAGACTATTCAGCAAAGTTTGGTCCTATTTCGCCAGGGCAGCCGTGGATGCCGGAATCGATGGGCGGGAATGCACCCTCCCCGAAACGCGCTGCGCTTCTAGCGTTGGAGGAACAGGAGCGTCGTCAAGTTGCGCGAGAGCGTAAGCGGGAGAAAAAGCTGCGCCGCCTGGACCTGCGGGCCGACCGCAAGGCAATGGACGTGTTGCGCTCGCGCGGCTGGTTCGGCCGGATGAAGGCCCGCATCGCCGCCGCGATTGAGGAGCGACGTGGTCACTGA
- a CDS encoding HAD family hydrolase, which produces MVTEPPLLIASDVDGTLIDDHERIPDTVRSAIRRAVTGGAVFALATGRPPRWIHPILEQLALTPVCVCANGAIVYDAATDTMLDVCNLAPEALRAIATTVEAVLAPYGGAGFAVERAGTSAWAPENELFLVSPTYVPAWFSEDNGMVDLDTLLSQPAIKLLIRNETLSSAEIFDLVAPHIPSHLAHVTFSIPDGLLEVAAPGITKARGVQYLASRIGASPADVIAFGDMPNDIEMLQWAGHGVAMANAVPELRAVADEITESNNDGGIATVLQRWF; this is translated from the coding sequence GTGGTCACTGAGCCGCCGTTGCTCATCGCCAGCGACGTTGATGGCACGCTTATCGACGACCATGAGCGCATCCCCGACACCGTGCGCAGCGCAATCCGACGCGCAGTAACCGGCGGGGCCGTATTCGCCCTCGCCACCGGCCGACCACCACGGTGGATACACCCAATCCTGGAACAGCTAGCCCTCACGCCCGTGTGCGTGTGCGCGAACGGCGCCATCGTCTACGACGCTGCCACCGACACCATGCTTGACGTATGCAACCTCGCCCCCGAGGCCTTGCGAGCCATTGCCACCACGGTCGAAGCAGTGCTCGCACCGTACGGCGGCGCAGGTTTTGCTGTCGAGCGAGCCGGGACCTCCGCCTGGGCACCAGAAAACGAACTATTTCTCGTGTCGCCAACCTACGTGCCCGCCTGGTTCTCCGAAGACAATGGCATGGTGGACCTAGACACTTTGTTGTCACAGCCAGCGATCAAACTCCTCATCCGAAACGAAACGCTCAGCTCAGCGGAGATCTTCGACCTGGTGGCGCCACACATTCCCTCCCACCTTGCCCACGTCACCTTCTCCATCCCGGACGGGTTACTGGAAGTGGCCGCCCCAGGAATTACGAAGGCGCGGGGAGTGCAATACCTAGCCTCCCGAATTGGAGCGAGCCCAGCCGATGTCATTGCTTTTGGCGACATGCCCAACGACATCGAAATGCTCCAGTGGGCAGGGCACGGCGTGGCCATGGCCAATGCAGTACCGGAGCTGCGCGCAGTCGCAGATGAGATCACCGAAAGTAACAACGACGGCGGAATCGCCACCGTGCTGCAACGGTGGTTCTGA